In the genome of Chloroflexota bacterium, one region contains:
- a CDS encoding zinc-ribbon domain containing protein, protein MSMVDKTLQCRECGASFVFTAGEQEFYASHGLRNEPTRCPSCRTARRSQRYGDRSWGSDRAYTRTPREMYPAVCAECGAQTTVPFLPKNDKPVYCSDCYDKIRSRR, encoded by the coding sequence ATGAGCATGGTGGACAAGACCCTTCAGTGTCGCGAATGTGGGGCGAGCTTCGTTTTCACAGCTGGTGAACAAGAGTTCTATGCCAGCCACGGCCTGCGCAATGAGCCGACTCGCTGTCCTAGTTGCCGGACAGCCCGTCGCTCCCAACGCTACGGTGATAGATCCTGGGGTAGTGACCGAGCGTATACTCGCACTCCCCGCGAGATGTATCCGGCCGTTTGCGCCGAATGTGGCGCACAGACGACGGTTCCGTTCTTACCCAAGAACGACAAGCCTGTCTATTGCAGCGATTGCTACGATAAGATTCGCTCCCGCCGCTGA
- the grdA gene encoding glycine/sarcosine/betaine reductase complex selenoprotein A, whose product MDLRGKKVIAIGERDGVPGPAIAACAKAAGAEVVYTVTQCFVUTAAGAMDLDDQGMIKRIVEEHGQEGLVVVLGAPSADAAEIVAETVTVGDPTYAGPLAGVPLGLPVYHILEPEIKAQVDPQVYEEQVGMMEMVLEGEKIVHSVRKRREETLSGQGG is encoded by the coding sequence ATGGATTTGCGAGGCAAGAAGGTCATCGCCATCGGGGAACGGGACGGCGTACCCGGCCCGGCCATCGCCGCCTGTGCTAAGGCAGCTGGGGCCGAGGTGGTCTATACGGTGACGCAGTGTTTCGTCTGAACGGCGGCCGGGGCGATGGATCTGGATGATCAGGGGATGATCAAGCGGATCGTCGAGGAACACGGTCAGGAGGGTCTGGTGGTGGTGCTTGGTGCACCCAGCGCTGATGCAGCTGAGATCGTGGCCGAGACGGTGACCGTTGGTGATCCCACCTATGCTGGTCCATTGGCCGGGGTCCCGTTGGGACTGCCCGTTTATCATATTTTGGAGCCGGAGATCAAGGCTCAAGTGGATCCGCAAGTGTACGAGGAGCAGGTGGGGATGATGGAGATGGTTCTGGAGGGCGAAAAGATCGTACATAGTGTGCGCAAGAGGCGTGAAGAGACGCTGAGCGGTCAAGGCGGATAA
- the pdxT gene encoding pyridoxal 5'-phosphate synthase glutaminase subunit PdxT produces MTVRDRERLAELVTAGQRLDTASIPFAQSRKGTTPLQVGVLALQGDFAEHLGTLHRLGVEGRPVRLVEELEGLAGLMIPGGESTTIGRLLVRFDLLPELRRLAHRGLPIYGTCAGMILLAKDIGPYEQPLMGVMDIVVRRNAFGRQIDSFEVDLLIPVLGEEPFRAVFIRAPYIESVGEGVQILARLPGDGHIVAARQGNLLVSAFHPELTQDLRFHRYFLNMVSEAWHGQDCP; encoded by the coding sequence ATGACCGTAAGGGACCGTGAACGTCTCGCTGAGCTCGTCACTGCCGGGCAGCGACTGGATACCGCTTCAATCCCTTTTGCTCAGAGTAGGAAGGGGACAACGCCTCTTCAGGTTGGGGTGCTCGCCTTACAGGGCGACTTCGCCGAACATCTGGGCACGTTGCATCGCCTAGGTGTGGAGGGCCGTCCCGTCCGGTTAGTGGAGGAATTGGAAGGTCTCGCTGGCTTGATGATCCCCGGCGGGGAGAGCACCACCATCGGTAGGCTGCTGGTCAGGTTCGACCTCCTGCCGGAGTTAAGACGTTTGGCCCACCGTGGCTTGCCCATTTACGGCACGTGTGCCGGGATGATCCTTTTAGCTAAGGATATCGGCCCGTACGAGCAACCCCTTATGGGGGTGATGGATATCGTGGTCCGGCGCAACGCCTTTGGACGGCAGATAGACAGCTTCGAAGTGGATTTGCTCATACCTGTGCTAGGAGAGGAGCCGTTCCGCGCTGTTTTTATTCGTGCCCCCTATATTGAGAGTGTCGGTGAGGGAGTCCAGATCTTGGCCAGACTTCCAGGCGACGGTCACATCGTGGCTGCTCGACAGGGGAACCTGCTGGTGTCAGCCTTCCATCCCGAATTGACCCAGGACTTACGATTTCATCGCTATTTTCTGAATATGGTCAGCGAGGCCTGGCATGGGCAGGACTGCCCTTAG
- a CDS encoding thioredoxin family protein codes for MLLEVTRERFASEVLDQVGPVLVDFWGPRCVPCLALLPAVEDIAERYAGKLKVVKVNAAENRRLCIDQKVFSLPTLLFYGGGKEIKRLAGEVSAEDLLEMVRELVNNSPAEHSEGGEQ; via the coding sequence ATGTTGCTTGAGGTGACGCGGGAGAGATTCGCCAGCGAGGTGCTCGATCAGGTTGGGCCGGTGTTGGTTGATTTCTGGGGGCCGCGCTGTGTGCCCTGCCTGGCTCTGTTACCAGCGGTGGAAGATATAGCGGAGAGGTATGCCGGGAAGTTGAAAGTGGTCAAGGTGAACGCCGCTGAGAACCGGCGGCTGTGTATCGACCAAAAGGTGTTCAGCCTTCCGACCCTCCTCTTTTATGGGGGTGGTAAGGAGATAAAGAGGCTGGCGGGTGAGGTGAGCGCAGAGGATTTGCTGGAGATGGTGCGGGAGTTGGTGAACAACTCCCCAGCGGAGCATTCAGAGGGAGGTGAGCAGTGA
- a CDS encoding glycine/betaine/sarcosine/D-proline family reductase selenoprotein B: MNQKVRVVHYINQFFGGLGGEGKADLPLTSREGAVGPGIALQKVLGERGQIVATLICGDNYFQENQAKVIAEALELISRYQPGVVIAGPAFNAGRYGLACGALCQAVQERLHCPAVTAMYPENPAVEMYRRQVYIVPTAPSAVGLAQAAPKLADLACKLALGEKPGSAAAEGYLPRGYRLNEIETKTGAERAVEMLLAKLKGQPFQTELEVERYEPVTPAPPVSDLSRATIALVTEGGIVPKGNPDRIEWARASKWGRYSLAGLNDLTGETHEAIHGGFDNTWANQDPDRVLPVDVLRSLEREGVIGKLLDVYYVTVGNGTGIDASHKYGQEIARELLEAGVNAVISPATUGTGTRSGATIAKEIERAGIPTVLITAMISVAQQVGAPRIVRVGRIPHPLGNPERTPERERELRRRIIETALRTLQTKVEGPTIFEVPEAIV; the protein is encoded by the coding sequence ATGAACCAGAAGGTGCGTGTGGTGCACTATATCAATCAATTCTTCGGTGGCCTGGGTGGTGAGGGTAAGGCTGACCTTCCGCTGACTTCTAGGGAGGGGGCGGTTGGACCTGGCATCGCCCTTCAGAAGGTGTTGGGTGAGCGGGGCCAGATCGTGGCCACCCTCATCTGTGGCGATAACTACTTTCAGGAGAACCAGGCGAAGGTGATCGCCGAGGCTCTGGAATTGATCTCCCGTTATCAGCCTGGGGTGGTCATTGCCGGTCCTGCCTTCAATGCCGGGCGCTATGGGCTCGCCTGTGGAGCCCTCTGCCAGGCCGTCCAGGAACGCTTGCACTGTCCGGCCGTGACCGCCATGTACCCTGAGAATCCAGCGGTGGAGATGTATCGGAGACAGGTCTATATTGTGCCCACTGCCCCCTCAGCTGTGGGATTGGCTCAGGCTGCTCCGAAGTTGGCTGACCTGGCTTGCAAGCTGGCTCTGGGGGAGAAACCAGGCTCGGCGGCCGCAGAGGGATACCTGCCCCGTGGCTATCGTCTCAATGAGATTGAGACGAAGACTGGGGCGGAGCGTGCCGTGGAGATGCTTCTGGCCAAGCTCAAGGGACAACCGTTTCAGACCGAGCTGGAGGTGGAGCGGTATGAGCCGGTCACCCCGGCCCCACCAGTGAGCGATCTCTCCAGGGCGACAATCGCCCTGGTCACTGAGGGGGGCATTGTTCCCAAGGGAAACCCCGACCGCATCGAGTGGGCGCGGGCCAGCAAATGGGGCAGGTACTCCCTCGCCGGGCTGAATGACCTGACGGGGGAGACCCACGAGGCCATTCACGGCGGTTTTGATAACACCTGGGCCAACCAGGATCCGGATCGTGTCCTGCCGGTCGATGTGTTACGCAGCCTGGAGAGGGAGGGTGTCATCGGTAAGCTATTAGACGTCTATTATGTGACAGTCGGCAACGGCACGGGCATAGATGCCTCCCACAAGTATGGACAGGAGATCGCCAGGGAGCTGTTGGAGGCAGGCGTGAATGCCGTCATCTCTCCAGCCACCTGAGGAACCGGCACGCGTAGCGGTGCTACGATCGCCAAAGAGATAGAGAGGGCAGGCATACCGACCGTGTTGATAACGGCTATGATCTCCGTGGCCCAACAGGTGGGTGCCCCGCGCATCGTGCGTGTGGGGCGCATCCCTCATCCTCTCGGCAATCCGGAGAGGACCCCTGAGCGGGAGAGGGAATTGCGGCGACGGATAATTGAAACCGCTCTGCGCACCCTCCAGACGAAGGTGGAAGGACCGACCATCTTCGAGGTGCCCGAAGCCATCGTCTAA
- a CDS encoding cyclic-di-AMP receptor, which yields MKLIIAITHSDDAGGLIDALTERNYRTTRIHTAGGFLRESNATVLVGVEDERVDEVISLIQENCHTRTQLVNPLPPVMEPGEFYMPYPIEVEVGGAIVFVLDVERYERL from the coding sequence ATGAAATTGATCATAGCCATTACCCATAGCGATGATGCCGGCGGGCTGATTGATGCCTTGACTGAGCGGAACTATCGTACGACACGTATCCATACGGCCGGCGGCTTTCTTAGAGAGAGCAATGCCACGGTCCTGGTCGGTGTTGAGGATGAGCGTGTGGATGAGGTTATATCTCTCATCCAGGAGAACTGTCACACCAGGACACAATTAGTTAATCCCCTGCCGCCGGTGATGGAGCCAGGGGAGTTCTATATGCCCTATCCGATCGAGGTTGAAGTGGGGGGCGCCATTGTCTTTGTCTTAGATGTTGAGCGCTATGAAAGGCTATGA
- a CDS encoding LacI family transcriptional regulator yields the protein MTTIIDVARRAGVSVGTVSNVINDTFPVRESLRQRVQQAIEELHYRPNAVAQSLRSQRTRTIGLVISDIGDPFYMAIARAVADQSGHYGYNIIICNTDEGLAEEKRSLETLAARRVDGLIVAPSRGAHDFLSTLGAKGLSIVLINRRLEGVAIPAVIVNNRLAAYQAVEHLIQLGHERIALLPGLEGVSTTQDRREGYLMAHNDYRLVPDEELCQYSPLSVAEARERMRHLLEMEQPPTAIVACSILMTLGVLHALNDQRRCCPTDMALIGFGESEWSRLISPPLTCVEQPIRAIGITAVDLLFACMRGDQVDEENIVLETTLVHRQSCGCR from the coding sequence GTGACGACGATCATCGACGTGGCCCGCCGCGCCGGCGTTTCGGTGGGCACCGTCTCAAATGTCATCAATGATACCTTCCCTGTGCGGGAATCGCTCCGCCAGCGGGTTCAGCAAGCCATCGAGGAGCTGCACTATCGCCCCAATGCCGTAGCCCAGAGCTTGCGCTCGCAGCGTACACGGACGATCGGCTTGGTCATCTCGGATATCGGGGATCCCTTTTACATGGCCATCGCCCGGGCCGTGGCCGATCAGTCCGGCCACTATGGCTATAACATCATCATTTGCAATACCGATGAAGGCCTCGCCGAGGAGAAACGATCCCTTGAGACCCTGGCCGCCAGGCGCGTGGATGGTCTTATCGTTGCCCCATCGCGGGGCGCCCACGATTTCCTGAGCACTCTCGGGGCAAAAGGGCTGTCCATAGTGCTCATTAACCGCCGCCTGGAAGGGGTGGCTATCCCCGCCGTCATCGTCAATAACCGCCTGGCGGCCTACCAGGCGGTAGAGCACCTGATTCAGCTTGGGCACGAGCGCATCGCCCTCCTCCCCGGTTTGGAGGGGGTGAGCACAACACAGGATCGCCGTGAGGGCTACCTGATGGCCCATAACGATTATAGGCTCGTTCCAGACGAGGAGCTCTGCCAATACAGTCCTCTCAGCGTCGCCGAGGCGAGGGAAAGGATGAGGCATCTCTTAGAAATGGAGCAGCCACCAACGGCCATCGTCGCCTGTAGCATTCTGATGACCCTGGGCGTGTTACATGCCCTTAATGACCAGAGGCGGTGCTGTCCAACCGATATGGCCCTGATCGGCTTTGGTGAGAGCGAGTGGAGTCGCTTAATCTCTCCTCCCCTGACCTGTGTGGAACAGCCGATTCGGGCCATAGGGATCACAGCCGTGGATTTGCTGTTTGCCTGTATGCGGGGCGACCAGGTGGACGAGGAGAACATTGTCCTGGAAACGACCCTGGTACACCGTCAATCGTGTGGTTGTCGTTAA
- the tmk gene encoding dTMP kinase, with translation MFITFEGPEGAGKTTQARLLKRYLSRSGYTVILTQEPGGTALGAKIRRIVTRGNHLPMLPRAEMLLFAASRAQLVEEQIRPHLAQGHIVICDRYADSTLAYQFYGRGLGRDLVEAVIAFATGGLKPDVTILLDLSPEEGLKRKGATPTKGMPPDRFEQEELLFHEHVRHGYLELARKEPQRWLVIDGTLPIFQIQQLIKERIGQEMVKHQGWLVGRSTEGSSLKPKNTGSLKEVGE, from the coding sequence ATGTTCATCACCTTTGAGGGACCTGAAGGGGCGGGCAAGACTACGCAGGCACGGCTGCTCAAGCGCTATTTGTCGCGGTCGGGTTACACTGTCATCCTCACGCAGGAACCTGGAGGCACGGCGCTGGGCGCCAAAATTCGCCGCATCGTCACTCGGGGCAATCATCTACCTATGTTGCCACGCGCTGAGATGCTCCTTTTTGCTGCCTCACGGGCTCAGCTAGTGGAGGAACAGATTCGTCCTCACCTGGCCCAGGGGCATATAGTCATATGCGATCGCTATGCCGATTCTACCCTGGCCTACCAGTTCTACGGGCGTGGTTTAGGAAGGGATCTGGTGGAGGCTGTCATAGCCTTCGCTACCGGCGGATTGAAGCCTGATGTGACCATTCTACTTGATCTTTCCCCTGAAGAGGGGCTGAAGCGCAAAGGTGCGACCCCAACGAAGGGGATGCCGCCTGATCGGTTTGAACAGGAGGAATTGTTGTTCCATGAGCATGTCCGACATGGCTACCTTGAGCTGGCGAGGAAGGAGCCCCAGCGTTGGTTGGTCATCGACGGTACGTTACCGATTTTCCAGATACAGCAGTTGATCAAAGAGAGGATAGGGCAGGAGATGGTGAAGCATCAGGGCTGGCTTGTGGGGAGAAGCACTGAGGGGTCATCCCTTAAACCTAAAAATACAGGGTCCCTCAAGGAGGTTGGAGAATGA
- a CDS encoding glycine/sarcosine/betaine reductase component B subunit — MRLELATFEVKDVVFGPRTALQDGTLSIDREELQRLLLEDENLRNVEIELARPGEETRIIHVLDALEPRLKVTGPGYTFPGFLGPPRTVGEGRTHRLAGLAILESAQFPVDPKGLLTAREAIVDMSGPAAPYCLFSETLNVVLVFTPVEGLPNDEYDNAMRRAGLKAAVYLAESTRGQPADWVDTYELGEVDPALPRVAYINQVQSQGLFAQTFIYGKNVNDLLPTIIHPNEFLDTAVVSGVYVYGCVKNPTYLHCNHPVIKELYRRHGRELNFAGVVVSKGHNYSYMWKERSANYAANLAKLLRADGVILTQEGGGNANIDLMLTIKACEQLGIKTTFITFEYGGADGSDQPLVSSVPEADAIVSTGGQDHLLELPPMKKVIGGSEVRGYGVKANEGFTIVLEQVYTAVNQLGAGKVVARPY, encoded by the coding sequence ATGCGACTGGAGTTGGCTACATTTGAGGTCAAAGACGTCGTCTTCGGTCCCCGTACAGCGTTGCAGGATGGGACGCTAAGCATCGATCGGGAGGAGTTGCAGCGGCTCCTGCTCGAGGACGAAAACCTGAGGAACGTGGAGATAGAGCTGGCCCGTCCTGGGGAGGAGACGCGTATCATCCACGTCCTGGATGCGCTTGAGCCCCGCCTGAAGGTGACGGGGCCAGGTTATACCTTCCCCGGCTTTCTAGGTCCGCCGCGCACCGTTGGGGAAGGACGGACGCATCGGCTTGCTGGCCTGGCCATTTTGGAATCGGCCCAGTTCCCCGTTGATCCGAAAGGGCTGTTGACAGCCAGAGAGGCCATCGTCGATATGTCTGGACCGGCTGCGCCCTACTGTCTGTTTTCAGAGACGTTGAACGTGGTGCTCGTCTTCACACCTGTAGAGGGCCTGCCCAACGATGAATACGATAACGCCATGCGACGCGCTGGACTGAAGGCGGCCGTCTATCTGGCGGAAAGCACCCGTGGCCAGCCAGCGGACTGGGTGGATACCTATGAGCTGGGTGAGGTTGACCCAGCCTTGCCCCGCGTCGCCTATATCAACCAGGTTCAATCGCAAGGGTTGTTCGCCCAGACCTTCATCTACGGCAAAAATGTTAATGACCTGCTGCCCACGATCATCCATCCTAACGAGTTCCTGGATACAGCTGTGGTCAGCGGTGTCTACGTCTATGGTTGTGTTAAGAATCCGACCTACCTGCATTGTAATCACCCGGTGATCAAGGAGCTTTATCGGCGTCACGGGCGAGAGCTCAACTTCGCAGGTGTGGTTGTCTCCAAGGGACACAACTACTCCTATATGTGGAAGGAGAGATCGGCCAACTATGCGGCCAATCTGGCCAAGTTGCTGCGGGCTGATGGTGTCATTCTCACCCAGGAGGGCGGCGGCAACGCCAACATCGACCTAATGCTCACGATCAAGGCCTGTGAACAGCTGGGCATCAAGACGACCTTCATCACCTTCGAGTATGGCGGGGCCGATGGGAGTGATCAACCCCTAGTCAGCTCTGTGCCGGAGGCCGACGCTATCGTGAGCACGGGGGGACAGGACCATTTATTGGAACTGCCACCCATGAAAAAGGTGATCGGCGGTTCGGAGGTCCGTGGCTATGGTGTCAAGGCGAACGAGGGCTTCACCATCGTCCTGGAACAGGTGTACACAGCAGTCAATCAGCTCGGGGCAGGGAAGGTGGTAGCCCGCCCTTACTGA
- a CDS encoding AAA family ATPase produces MVKREITDDLEALLAALPPRISEPLWNLNDRHNLLEVVLDLGRVPEARFPGREVVLSPDEVAEKDLDYVITRISEFGDDNRAGIERTLHRISAIRNRKGRIIGLTCRIGRAVFGTIAIIRDIVESGRNILLLGRPGVGKTTMLREVARVLADDFQKRVVIVDTSNEIAGDGDIPHPAIGHARRMQVPTPTLQHAVMIEAIENHMPEVIIIDEIGTELEAAAARTIAERGVQLVATAHGNTLENLILNPTLSDLIGGIQTVTLGDEEARRRGTQKSILERKAPPTFDVIVEIQNWERVAVHEDVARVVDSILRGQPISPQVRSLDEEGQMRVEQATYPVGAPTPQEVTAFRRGGKAALRTMHIYPYGLNQDSLQQVIREMHLPAVITKDLKSADAIMTLKNYYRRKPMPLRDAEANGIPVYVLRSNTVLQMQQSLASIYEMEAVADPLGLAVQETEEAIERILRSAEPVELSPQNAYIRRLQHQLAERYNLSSRSLGKEPYRRVKIYKAEE; encoded by the coding sequence ATGGTAAAACGGGAGATAACTGATGATCTAGAAGCTCTGCTCGCCGCGTTGCCTCCCCGCATCAGTGAACCGCTATGGAATCTCAACGATCGTCACAACCTTTTGGAAGTTGTGCTGGATCTGGGACGGGTACCCGAGGCTCGTTTTCCGGGCAGGGAGGTGGTGCTGAGCCCGGATGAGGTTGCTGAGAAGGACCTTGATTATGTCATCACTCGCATTAGCGAATTCGGTGATGATAATCGAGCGGGCATCGAGCGGACATTGCATCGCATCTCGGCCATCCGTAACCGGAAAGGCCGGATCATCGGCTTAACCTGCCGCATTGGCCGCGCCGTGTTTGGCACGATTGCCATCATTAGAGACATCGTGGAGAGTGGTCGAAATATCCTGTTGCTAGGGCGTCCAGGCGTGGGCAAGACAACCATGTTGCGGGAAGTGGCCCGTGTTTTAGCCGACGATTTTCAAAAACGGGTGGTCATTGTCGATACTTCAAATGAGATAGCCGGCGATGGTGATATCCCACATCCGGCTATCGGACACGCTCGCCGTATGCAGGTTCCTACGCCCACTCTCCAGCACGCCGTGATGATCGAGGCTATTGAGAACCATATGCCGGAAGTGATTATCATCGATGAGATAGGCACGGAACTGGAGGCAGCCGCAGCACGGACGATTGCTGAGCGGGGCGTCCAGCTGGTGGCAACCGCCCACGGCAACACCCTGGAGAATCTCATCCTTAACCCTACCCTCTCTGATCTGATCGGCGGCATTCAAACGGTTACCCTTGGTGATGAGGAGGCGAGGCGGCGTGGCACTCAGAAGTCCATCCTGGAGCGCAAAGCGCCGCCTACCTTTGATGTCATCGTCGAAATTCAGAATTGGGAGAGGGTAGCCGTTCACGAGGATGTGGCTAGAGTGGTCGACTCGATCTTGCGTGGGCAACCGATCTCACCCCAGGTGCGCTCGTTGGATGAAGAGGGACAGATGCGCGTGGAGCAGGCTACATACCCGGTTGGTGCTCCCACACCGCAAGAGGTCACCGCCTTTCGGAGAGGGGGCAAAGCGGCCCTGCGCACGATGCATATCTATCCTTACGGCCTGAACCAGGATAGCTTACAACAGGTCATCAGGGAGATGCATCTCCCGGCGGTCATTACTAAGGATCTCAAGTCGGCCGATGCGATAATGACCCTCAAGAATTACTACCGCAGAAAACCCATGCCCCTTCGCGATGCCGAGGCGAATGGTATACCGGTATACGTCCTGAGAAGTAATACTGTCCTTCAGATGCAGCAATCGCTGGCCAGCATATATGAGATGGAGGCAGTTGCTGACCCTCTTGGGCTGGCCGTGCAGGAGACCGAGGAGGCCATCGAACGCATTCTACGTAGTGCAGAGCCTGTGGAGCTTTCCCCGCAGAATGCCTACATCCGCCGCCTACAGCATCAGCTCGCCGAACGATACAATCTATCCTCACGTAGCCTGGGTAAGGAGCCCTACCGTAGAGTGAAGATCTACAAGGCTGAGGAATAA
- the cas6 gene encoding CRISPR system precrRNA processing endoribonuclease RAMP protein Cas6, with product MNSFTAHLLRFQGKVTSPILLNEHKGSALRGAFFHTLRDRFCLKREQPSCQPCPLHASCPICALVATVDEESPRGVDVPRPFVIDPPLEPQIRYAPGEPIAFGLTIFSQALQLFPYAIIAFHKMRQTGIGQKIPGDDGRWRRGCFVLERIEAINPLTGERHLVYGGADELVHVPDCPVRHEHVLSWVADHLKTAGSTEGSLTITIQLLTPLRLIESGQLVRPLRFVPFIQRLFERLSSLTAHYAQEKLDLNFASLLEQAQAVKVVEDKTDWVELQSYSTRQGRSMPIGGCIGQITFTNQLTPFLPYLVWGQFTHVGKDATKGNGWYTIVTRP from the coding sequence GTGAACAGCTTTACTGCCCACCTACTCCGCTTCCAGGGGAAGGTGACTAGCCCTATCCTTCTAAACGAGCACAAAGGGTCAGCCCTGCGCGGGGCTTTCTTCCACACCCTACGGGATAGGTTTTGTCTGAAGCGGGAGCAGCCCTCCTGCCAACCCTGTCCCCTTCACGCCAGCTGCCCTATTTGTGCTTTGGTCGCCACGGTAGATGAGGAGAGCCCACGGGGGGTGGATGTGCCCCGGCCGTTCGTTATTGATCCCCCACTCGAGCCCCAGATTCGCTACGCGCCGGGGGAGCCGATCGCCTTTGGACTGACCATCTTCAGCCAGGCGCTGCAACTCTTTCCCTATGCGATCATCGCCTTCCATAAAATGCGCCAGACAGGCATCGGGCAGAAAATCCCTGGAGATGATGGCCGCTGGCGCCGTGGTTGCTTTGTTTTAGAGCGCATAGAGGCCATTAATCCGTTGACAGGCGAGCGTCATCTGGTGTATGGCGGTGCGGACGAACTGGTGCATGTACCTGATTGCCCGGTCCGCCACGAACACGTGCTGTCCTGGGTGGCTGATCACCTCAAGACAGCAGGGAGTACGGAGGGCTCTCTTACAATTACCATCCAATTGCTTACGCCCTTACGCTTGATCGAGAGTGGACAGCTAGTGAGACCATTACGTTTCGTCCCCTTTATCCAGCGCCTCTTTGAACGATTGAGCAGCCTAACAGCCCACTATGCTCAGGAGAAGCTGGACCTAAATTTCGCCTCTCTCCTGGAGCAGGCCCAAGCCGTAAAGGTGGTGGAGGATAAGACAGATTGGGTAGAGTTGCAGAGCTATTCAACGCGACAGGGGCGTTCGATGCCCATTGGAGGATGCATCGGCCAGATAACCTTCACCAACCAGCTGACACCATTCCTACCCTATCTGGTCTGGGGACAGTTCACCCATGTAGGCAAGGATGCTACTAAAGGCAATGGCTGGTACACCATCGTGACCAGGCCCTAA
- the grdC gene encoding glycine/sarcosine/betaine reductase complex component C subunit beta: protein MDFPVVKGVSYFLAHVPGVVRHGSKPCRELPKGGESLLGAFLRSLRTYEEAKSYPPHQVFIGNLHPDDLWNVERPWYAHPAPGASRQGPYGEIMPEEEFYGFMKVSDEFNLLLLEEGFLARVRESLRGHPLLTAVDLARLEKGTPREAIEESIEQGLTLPVYLAPQQLVGCVLQAHDEDEALSARVMMENLACKASAALALRHLLSRGDGLAPEEVDYILNSGEEAVGDRYQRGGGNLAKAVGELSGCANASGADIKAFCCSPLHAIVIAAGLVQAGLYRNVAVIGGGSFAKLGMKFKGHLAKGMPLMEDVLAAVAILIGPDDGKNPLIRLDVVGKHNIGLGTLPQVLVQALVVEPLDRLGMRLTDVDKYALEMHNPEITEPAGSGDVPRNNYRLIAGMAAIRHEIEPTALEEFIAIHGMPGFSPTQGHIPAAIPFLGHAREAMLAGKMERAMFVAKGSLFLGRMTNLSDGMSFLLERNGRGMDVA, encoded by the coding sequence ATGGACTTTCCGGTGGTGAAGGGGGTGTCCTACTTCCTGGCCCATGTGCCGGGGGTGGTGCGCCACGGCTCTAAGCCCTGCCGGGAGCTGCCTAAGGGGGGCGAGTCCCTTTTAGGCGCTTTCCTGCGGAGCCTGCGCACCTATGAGGAGGCTAAGTCCTATCCTCCGCATCAGGTCTTCATTGGAAACCTCCACCCGGATGACCTTTGGAATGTGGAACGACCATGGTATGCTCATCCAGCGCCGGGGGCGTCTCGGCAGGGTCCCTATGGGGAGATCATGCCGGAGGAGGAGTTCTATGGCTTTATGAAGGTGTCTGATGAATTCAATCTACTCCTCCTGGAGGAGGGTTTCCTAGCCAGGGTAAGGGAATCGTTAAGGGGTCATCCCCTCCTGACAGCTGTGGATCTGGCTCGTCTGGAGAAGGGCACGCCACGGGAGGCCATTGAGGAGAGCATCGAGCAGGGACTGACCCTGCCCGTCTACCTTGCCCCGCAGCAGCTGGTTGGCTGTGTCCTGCAGGCGCACGATGAGGATGAGGCCCTCTCGGCTCGGGTGATGATGGAGAACCTGGCCTGTAAGGCTTCAGCGGCCCTGGCCTTGCGCCACCTTCTTTCTCGTGGGGATGGACTGGCCCCTGAGGAGGTGGACTACATCCTGAATAGTGGGGAGGAGGCGGTGGGAGATCGCTACCAGCGGGGTGGAGGCAACCTGGCCAAGGCAGTGGGTGAGCTCTCTGGATGTGCGAATGCCAGTGGGGCGGACATCAAGGCCTTCTGCTGCTCGCCGCTGCATGCCATCGTCATCGCCGCCGGTCTGGTGCAGGCGGGGCTGTATCGCAACGTGGCCGTCATTGGGGGCGGATCCTTTGCCAAGTTGGGGATGAAGTTCAAGGGGCATCTGGCCAAGGGGATGCCGCTAATGGAGGATGTCCTGGCCGCGGTGGCCATACTCATTGGGCCGGATGATGGCAAAAATCCTCTGATTCGGCTCGATGTTGTGGGCAAGCACAACATCGGCTTGGGGACACTTCCTCAGGTGCTGGTGCAGGCCCTGGTGGTTGAGCCTTTGGATAGGTTGGGCATGCGCCTAACAGATGTGGACAAGTATGCCCTGGAGATGCACAACCCGGAGATCACCGAGCCAGCGGGGAGTGGCGATGTGCCACGGAACAACTATCGGCTGATCGCCGGGATGGCCGCCATCCGCCACGAGATTGAGCCCACCGCGCTGGAGGAGTTCATCGCTATCCATGGCATGCCCGGGTTCTCCCCGACGCAAGGGCATATCCCGGCGGCTATCCCCTTCCTGGGGCACGCCCGAGAGGCCATGCTGGCAGGAAAGATGGAAAGGGCCATGTTCGTGGCCAAGGGGAGCCTGTTTTTGGGACGGATGACTAATCTCTCCGATGGGATGTCGTTCCTGCTGGAGCGGAATGGGAGGGGGATGGATGTTGCTTGA